One segment of Parachlamydia acanthamoebae DNA contains the following:
- a CDS encoding FKBP-type peptidyl-prolyl cis-trans isomerase: MNYQIRLRNGEVVFDKVDLKRAIRGFKEGLVGRKIGEKGILYIHPEWGYQDFFMTPYADKLLEVNFEVMGLIE; this comes from the coding sequence TTGAACTATCAAATTCGCCTTCGGAATGGTGAGGTTGTATTCGATAAAGTAGATTTAAAAAGAGCGATTCGAGGATTCAAAGAAGGTCTAGTAGGGCGAAAAATTGGGGAAAAAGGCATTCTATACATTCATCCAGAGTGGGGATATCAAGATTTTTTTATGACACCTTATGCAGATAAACTTCTGGAAGTTAATTTTGAAGTGATGGGGTTAATTGAGTAA
- a CDS encoding M48 family metallopeptidase — protein sequence MNHFMNLSIAVFPSLIPLTSNGIFAWRLRFQEDTRVLPTNKRQSLEAKVQALADKLKITKNLEIVEIRGLGNIAQAMGNTIFPGKAGIAIDPEAFAYMSEYTQEFILAHEISHIKHNDTLTLFLAQGFVGIITTLALAKLFPATAKISLKSFFSPASSLGMITGIAGLALFSHWREKQADKTAFSICSDQARYAAIKFFKEMQEGNLYDRNCDDDSQLTSLFVKILISPEGDNRLDFFHPSLQSRIDCLNDLIPI from the coding sequence ATGAATCATTTTATGAATCTATCAATTGCTGTATTTCCCTCATTAATTCCTCTAACCTCAAATGGGATTTTTGCATGGCGCTTGCGTTTTCAAGAAGATACAAGAGTTCTACCCACAAATAAAAGACAATCTTTAGAAGCAAAAGTACAAGCATTAGCAGATAAATTAAAAATCACAAAAAATTTAGAAATTGTTGAAATAAGAGGTTTAGGGAATATTGCTCAGGCAATGGGAAATACAATTTTTCCAGGAAAAGCAGGAATCGCAATTGATCCAGAGGCTTTTGCTTATATGAGTGAATACACTCAGGAATTTATTCTTGCGCATGAAATTTCCCATATAAAACATAATGATACTCTTACCCTTTTTTTGGCTCAGGGATTCGTTGGTATCATCACAACTCTTGCTTTAGCTAAATTATTTCCTGCAACAGCCAAAATTTCTCTTAAGTCTTTTTTTTCACCTGCTTCTTCCTTAGGAATGATCACTGGAATTGCAGGGCTAGCCCTATTCTCCCATTGGAGAGAAAAACAGGCAGATAAAACAGCTTTTTCTATTTGCTCCGATCAAGCAAGGTATGCTGCAATCAAGTTTTTTAAAGAGATGCAAGAGGGCAATCTTTATGATAGAAATTGTGATGATGATTCACAGCTGACTTCATTGTTTGTAAAAATACTGATCTCTCCCGAAGGGGATAATCGCTTGGATTTTTTTCATCCCTCGCTTCAATCTAGAATTGACTGTTTAAATGACCTTATTCCCATTTAA
- the queF gene encoding NADPH-dependent 7-cyano-7-deazaguanine reductase QueF (Catalyzes the NADPH-dependent reduction of 7-cyano-7-deazaguanine (preQ0) to 7-aminomethyl-7-deazaguanine (preQ1) in queuosine biosynthesis): MLDQSPLGKQTTYITTYSPELLFPIPRTMARNKIGLTSLPFTGLDIWNSYELSWLDQRGKPQIAFAEFHFPYDNPNIVESKSFKLYLNSFNQTKIGSLAELNEILERDLSQVSLGPVTVELYSSADFKKQPMREFSGTCLDFLDIETNAYHVSPEFLSTSSDYVEESIYSELLKSNCLATGQPDWGTIYIRYAGHKIAHEGLLKYIISYRNHSGFHEDCVEKIFYDISTYCKPEKLTVYARYVRRGGLDINPFRSNFETDPVNLRLNRQ, encoded by the coding sequence ATGTTAGATCAATCTCCTTTAGGAAAACAAACAACTTATATCACAACATATTCTCCCGAATTGTTGTTTCCAATTCCTCGAACGATGGCTCGAAATAAAATAGGCCTCACTTCGCTTCCTTTTACAGGACTCGATATTTGGAATTCTTATGAACTATCCTGGCTTGATCAAAGAGGGAAACCACAAATTGCTTTCGCTGAGTTTCACTTCCCTTATGACAATCCAAATATTGTCGAATCTAAATCATTTAAATTATATTTAAATTCTTTCAACCAAACAAAAATAGGCTCTTTAGCAGAGTTGAATGAGATTCTGGAACGAGATCTTTCTCAGGTTTCTTTAGGCCCTGTAACAGTTGAACTATATTCTTCGGCTGATTTTAAAAAGCAACCCATGCGTGAATTTTCGGGAACATGCCTAGATTTTTTGGATATCGAAACAAATGCTTATCACGTCTCACCCGAATTTTTATCAACCAGCTCTGATTATGTTGAGGAATCTATTTATAGCGAGTTGCTCAAGTCGAATTGCTTAGCAACAGGACAACCCGATTGGGGCACGATTTACATCCGTTATGCGGGTCATAAAATTGCACATGAAGGTCTTTTGAAATACATCATTTCTTACCGCAACCACTCCGGGTTCCATGAAGACTGCGTAGAAAAGATTTTTTACGATATTTCAACTTATTGTAAGCCTGAAAAATTAACAGTTTATGCCCGCTACGTGCGACGTGGGGGCTTAGACATTAACCCTTTCCGTTCCAATTTTGAAACAGATCCTGTCAATCTTCGATTAAACCGTCAATAA
- the pknD gene encoding serine/threonine-protein kinase PknD, which yields MHCPSCHSRFFLYRSEKDRQASFCPFCGHSLQGEVPQKEEEELIPLISEDIPSKESVKYSIGPYQVLDPIGKGGMGEVLLAYDTSCGRKIALKKIREDLADCAPITRRFLKEARITSQLTHPAIIPIYTIQAKDAPTYYTMPFVEGNTLKQILRTAREQEKRGEKAEQGSISSLIRIFISVCQAVAYAHAKGVLHRDLKPENIIVGQYGQVVILDWGLAKIIRHPEDDEIENEKIMTSHSLTKVGKVVGTVSYMAPERAKGGEATVQTDIYSLGVILYQLLTLYPPFRRTTLKEYRKKMDEEVLIDPMEMAPYRDVPLILSKIATSCLATQVDQRYQTVDELIRDLENYIEGRSEWFLISELDIACKDDWEFQENVLIAEHMAITRTTEISDWVSLMISKSSFTGNIKLEADVRIGEQGHGLGFLLSIPEAAERQNLNDGYCLWIGTDTNKSTKLLRSTVEVISSPGTFLYRNIWYHICIEKIDNNIYFYINDILQFSYIGHLPLTGTHIGLLSRDADFEIKDFYVHVGNQNIMVNCLVVPDAFLAHKNYSAALTEYRRIGYSFPGRAEGREAMFRAGITLLEQANSLTDPIEKNQTYDAALDEFQKLRHTPGAPLEYLGKALVYQAQHDYDEEVKCYELAIRRYPHHPLLPLLQEHIVYRMHECSRYHRKATYQFILLVTSHLPKVVENANTKKLFQSLQKHWEPLPFVFPEKHFETIPQISLHSFSMQIAFWLAKPFVLLEIIDDLLVFRPFPVETIGNALYILLELGAWELVSQKIAQIESRDLLEYTCFDFPATLRVLKFGVLFKKEGLKKGVTVFLESLKKSHITLDDERMLNYFMINAIDEQQLDLIPLLQEKAHQYPLSEAGNFRFKCIEISYYLYISEWKKSGELLHQFSMDTLTQDKSILHFLYGCWLYATEGKEIAFAHFSVNLEVPYPRTWSLFMHYLRGKAGEKQPWFQRAFLFEKRLLFRELALFYHCSGDQAKSYHYQTLRKFEYLEADGSTKNP from the coding sequence ATGCATTGTCCCAGTTGTCACTCCCGATTTTTTTTATACCGTTCTGAAAAAGATCGTCAGGCCAGTTTTTGTCCCTTTTGCGGGCACTCTTTACAAGGAGAAGTCCCTCAAAAAGAAGAAGAAGAACTCATTCCTCTCATCTCAGAAGATATTCCCTCAAAAGAATCTGTCAAATATTCCATCGGTCCCTATCAAGTTTTAGATCCTATTGGAAAAGGAGGAATGGGCGAAGTCTTGTTAGCTTACGACACTTCTTGTGGCAGAAAAATCGCATTAAAAAAGATTCGAGAAGACCTAGCGGACTGCGCACCAATTACACGCAGGTTTTTAAAGGAAGCTCGAATTACCAGCCAGCTTACCCATCCGGCCATCATTCCAATTTATACGATTCAAGCCAAAGATGCCCCAACCTATTACACAATGCCGTTTGTAGAAGGCAATACCCTTAAGCAAATTTTAAGAACAGCGCGTGAACAAGAAAAAAGAGGCGAAAAAGCAGAGCAAGGTAGCATCTCCTCTTTAATCCGCATTTTCATTAGTGTTTGCCAAGCTGTCGCGTATGCACACGCCAAAGGGGTTTTGCATCGAGACCTCAAACCAGAAAATATTATTGTGGGACAGTATGGCCAGGTCGTTATCTTGGACTGGGGACTAGCCAAAATCATCCGTCACCCGGAAGATGATGAGATTGAGAATGAAAAAATAATGACCTCTCATTCTCTCACTAAAGTGGGGAAAGTCGTAGGAACGGTTTCCTATATGGCTCCTGAAAGGGCCAAGGGTGGTGAAGCGACTGTTCAAACTGATATTTACTCTTTGGGAGTGATTCTTTACCAGCTTTTGACACTCTATCCACCCTTTAGACGTACAACGCTTAAAGAATATCGCAAAAAAATGGATGAAGAGGTGCTGATTGATCCGATGGAAATGGCCCCCTATCGCGATGTTCCTCTCATTCTTTCAAAAATCGCCACGAGCTGTCTGGCGACTCAAGTAGACCAACGCTATCAAACAGTCGACGAGTTGATTCGGGATTTGGAAAACTACATTGAAGGTCGTTCAGAATGGTTTCTTATTTCAGAACTGGACATTGCATGCAAAGATGATTGGGAATTTCAGGAAAATGTGTTGATTGCAGAGCATATGGCCATTACACGTACAACAGAAATTTCTGATTGGGTCAGCCTCATGATTTCCAAGTCCTCTTTTACAGGGAACATTAAACTTGAGGCAGACGTCCGAATTGGGGAGCAAGGACATGGTTTAGGATTTCTTTTAAGTATTCCTGAAGCCGCTGAAAGGCAAAATTTGAATGACGGCTACTGTCTTTGGATAGGAACAGATACCAATAAATCTACCAAACTTTTGCGATCAACAGTAGAAGTCATTAGTTCTCCCGGAACTTTTTTATATCGGAATATTTGGTATCACATCTGCATAGAAAAAATTGATAATAACATTTATTTCTACATCAATGATATTCTGCAGTTTTCTTACATCGGCCATCTCCCCTTAACAGGAACACACATCGGCCTGCTTTCACGCGATGCAGATTTCGAAATCAAAGATTTTTATGTCCACGTCGGAAATCAAAACATCATGGTCAATTGCCTTGTTGTTCCCGATGCTTTTTTGGCACATAAAAATTACTCTGCAGCTTTAACCGAATATCGCCGTATCGGTTATTCCTTTCCAGGAAGAGCCGAAGGAAGAGAGGCCATGTTCCGGGCCGGCATTACCTTATTGGAACAAGCTAACTCTTTGACCGATCCTATAGAAAAAAATCAAACATATGATGCCGCTTTAGATGAATTTCAAAAGCTCCGACATACTCCAGGAGCTCCTTTGGAATATTTGGGAAAGGCTCTTGTTTATCAAGCCCAACACGACTACGATGAAGAAGTCAAATGCTACGAGCTAGCCATTAGACGTTATCCTCATCACCCCCTTCTCCCTCTTTTACAAGAACATATCGTATATCGGATGCATGAGTGCTCCAGATACCACCGTAAAGCTACTTATCAGTTTATCCTATTAGTCACGAGCCATCTTCCCAAAGTCGTTGAAAATGCAAACACTAAAAAATTGTTTCAAAGTTTACAAAAGCATTGGGAACCATTGCCCTTTGTGTTTCCGGAGAAACACTTTGAAACAATTCCTCAAATATCTTTGCACTCCTTTTCCATGCAAATTGCCTTTTGGCTAGCAAAACCCTTTGTCCTGCTGGAAATTATTGATGATCTTCTTGTTTTTCGACCATTTCCAGTCGAAACAATTGGAAATGCTCTATATATCCTACTTGAACTTGGTGCTTGGGAACTTGTCTCACAAAAAATAGCGCAAATCGAAAGTCGAGATCTTCTCGAATACACCTGCTTTGACTTTCCCGCCACACTGCGCGTTTTAAAATTTGGAGTCCTTTTCAAAAAAGAAGGATTAAAAAAAGGAGTAACAGTTTTTCTTGAATCGTTAAAAAAATCACACATCACTCTTGATGACGAGCGGATGCTGAATTATTTTATGATTAATGCTATTGATGAACAACAACTTGACCTTATTCCTCTTTTACAAGAAAAAGCCCATCAATATCCTCTTTCTGAAGCTGGAAATTTTCGTTTTAAATGCATCGAAATTTCTTATTATTTGTATATCAGCGAATGGAAAAAATCGGGAGAGCTCTTACATCAGTTTTCAATGGACACGCTGACTCAAGATAAAAGCATTTTACACTTTTTATATGGCTGTTGGTTGTACGCGACAGAAGGAAAAGAAATCGCCTTTGCGCATTTCTCAGTCAATCTTGAAGTCCCTTATCCACGAACATGGTCCCTATTTATGCATTATCTGCGGGGAAAAGCTGGTGAAAAGCAACCGTGGTTTCAACGTGCATTTTTATTTGAAAAAAGGCTTCTATTTCGTGAACTCGCATTGTTTTATCACTGTTCCGGAGATCAAGCAAAATCCTATCATTATCAAACTTTAAGAAAGTTTGAATATTTAGAAGCTGATGGATCAACTAAAAATCCATAA
- a CDS encoding phosphoketolase family protein, whose amino-acid sequence MTEQSSEFSVETLQNGRPLNPLDPEEVRKIHAYWRAANYLSVGQIYLLDNPLLRRPLKAEDVKPRLLGHWGTTPGLNFIYAHMNRVIKMYDLDVIYLAGPGHGGPGLVANVYLEGTYSEVYPNVTQDEAGLKKLFKQFSFPGGIPSHVAPETPGSIHEGGELGYVMTHAFGAVFDNPDLIACCVIGDGEAETGPLAASWHSNKFLNPIHDGAVLPILHLNGYKIANPTILNRISREELQSLLIGYGYKPYFVEGSEPEHMHQLMAATLELVIEEIKSIQQDARENGFKERPLWPMIVLASPKGWTGPKEIDGKKVEGYWRSHQVPFAEIAENPSHLLRLEEWLKSYKPEELFDEKGHFLAEYAALAPKGKRRMGANPHANGGELLRDLRIPDFNDYALDIPAPGVVVAESARIMGNFLRDVMKANLDQRNFRIMGPDETASNRWSALFEATNRMFTAEILSYDDHLSPDGRVMEVLSEHLCQGWLEGYLLTGRHGFFSCYEAFIHVVDSMFNQHAKWLKTIRHIPWRRPIASLNYFLTSHVWRQDHNGFSHQDPGFIDHVVNKKAEVIRVYLPPDANTLLSVTNHCLQSRNYVNVIIAGKQPALHYLTMDEAIKHCSKGIGIWKWASNDYGEEPDVIMASCGDIPTLETLAAIDLLRKHIPDIKIRMINVVDLMVLQPHTEHPHGLTDLEYDDLFTLDKPIVFAFHGYPWLIHRLTYRRASHDNLHVRGYKEEGTTTTPFDMVVLNDLDRFHLMLDVVERIPRFSKMRAYIREFVEGKLIDHTHYIRRVGDDMPEIRDWKWPYGYSSVVNK is encoded by the coding sequence ATGACGGAACAATCTTCAGAATTCTCTGTAGAGACTCTTCAAAATGGACGACCTCTTAATCCTTTAGATCCTGAAGAGGTAAGAAAAATTCATGCTTATTGGAGAGCTGCGAATTATCTATCCGTCGGACAAATTTATCTTCTCGACAACCCCTTGCTCAGGCGACCGTTAAAAGCTGAAGACGTGAAACCGAGGCTTTTAGGTCACTGGGGAACCACCCCGGGCTTGAACTTTATTTATGCGCACATGAATAGAGTAATCAAAATGTATGATTTGGATGTCATTTATTTGGCCGGGCCTGGTCACGGAGGGCCGGGTTTGGTTGCAAACGTTTACTTAGAAGGCACATATAGTGAAGTTTATCCCAATGTAACGCAAGATGAAGCAGGCTTAAAAAAATTATTTAAGCAATTTTCTTTTCCAGGTGGAATTCCTAGCCACGTCGCCCCCGAAACTCCAGGGTCTATTCATGAGGGTGGGGAATTGGGTTATGTCATGACGCATGCCTTTGGGGCGGTTTTTGATAATCCTGATTTAATCGCTTGCTGCGTCATTGGAGATGGAGAAGCTGAAACAGGACCTCTAGCTGCTAGTTGGCACTCCAATAAATTTCTGAACCCTATCCATGATGGGGCCGTTTTACCGATTTTACATTTGAATGGATACAAGATCGCTAATCCAACCATTCTAAACCGAATAAGCCGTGAAGAACTGCAGAGTCTTTTAATTGGCTACGGATATAAGCCTTATTTTGTAGAAGGTTCGGAGCCGGAACACATGCACCAATTAATGGCTGCAACGCTTGAGCTGGTGATTGAAGAAATTAAAAGCATTCAGCAAGATGCGCGAGAAAATGGATTTAAAGAGCGCCCTCTATGGCCAATGATTGTTTTGGCGTCTCCAAAAGGTTGGACAGGACCGAAAGAGATTGATGGGAAAAAAGTAGAGGGGTACTGGCGTTCCCACCAAGTTCCTTTTGCCGAAATAGCAGAAAATCCGAGTCATTTGCTGCGGTTGGAAGAATGGTTAAAGAGCTATAAGCCGGAAGAGCTTTTCGATGAAAAGGGGCACTTTCTCGCAGAGTATGCAGCACTTGCCCCAAAAGGAAAGAGGCGAATGGGGGCAAATCCGCACGCCAATGGCGGCGAATTACTAAGGGATCTTCGCATTCCAGATTTTAATGACTATGCACTTGATATTCCTGCACCAGGAGTTGTTGTTGCCGAATCTGCCCGAATTATGGGAAATTTTCTCCGCGACGTGATGAAAGCCAATTTAGATCAAAGAAATTTTCGCATTATGGGGCCTGATGAAACAGCTTCCAACCGCTGGAGTGCTCTGTTTGAAGCGACTAATCGGATGTTTACAGCAGAGATTCTTTCCTACGATGATCATCTTTCTCCAGATGGGCGCGTTATGGAAGTCCTCAGTGAACACCTATGTCAAGGATGGCTTGAGGGGTATTTATTGACGGGAAGGCATGGATTTTTTTCCTGCTATGAAGCATTTATACATGTGGTAGATTCCATGTTCAACCAACATGCAAAATGGTTAAAAACAATTCGTCATATCCCTTGGAGACGTCCGATTGCTTCACTAAATTATTTTCTGACTTCGCACGTTTGGCGACAGGATCACAATGGGTTCTCCCACCAAGATCCCGGTTTTATCGATCACGTGGTCAACAAAAAAGCGGAAGTTATCCGCGTTTACTTACCGCCCGATGCCAATACACTTCTATCTGTCACAAATCATTGTTTACAGAGTCGTAATTATGTCAATGTAATCATCGCAGGAAAGCAACCAGCATTGCATTATTTAACAATGGATGAAGCGATTAAGCATTGTTCTAAAGGAATTGGAATTTGGAAATGGGCGAGTAACGACTATGGGGAAGAGCCTGATGTGATCATGGCTTCTTGTGGAGATATTCCGACTCTCGAAACTTTGGCTGCGATCGACTTATTGCGCAAGCACATTCCAGATATTAAAATTAGAATGATCAATGTTGTGGATTTAATGGTTTTACAGCCCCATACAGAGCACCCACATGGCTTAACTGATCTTGAGTATGACGATTTGTTTACTCTCGATAAACCGATTGTGTTTGCTTTTCATGGCTATCCGTGGTTGATTCACCGATTGACCTATCGTCGTGCGAGTCATGACAATCTACATGTGCGGGGCTATAAAGAGGAAGGTACTACGACGACACCTTTTGATATGGTGGTATTAAATGATCTTGATCGCTTTCACCTCATGTTGGATGTTGTAGAGCGGATCCCTCGCTTCAGCAAAATGCGCGCCTATATCAGAGAGTTTGTCGAAGGGAAGCTGATTGATCACACGCATTACATTCGACGTGTGGGGGATGACATGCCAGAAATTCGAGACTGGAAATGGCCTTATGGATACTCATCAGTTGTAAATAAATGA
- a CDS encoding lipase maturation factor family protein, which yields MFYPESYTIACQLFYRLLGFIYFFAFGAFLFQIRGLIGENGILPLKDHLNFLRKFPLRKRLHYAPTLFWFNSSNTALMSLTTLGVLSSILLMLGWYPSIQLILLYFLYLSIVGGGQDFLAFGWEGFLLEITIHAYFMSLTIVPCYLIWASANCLLFRFHFQAGAVKLLSKDPVWTNLTAIAHHYQSQPLPNTIAWYAHKLPMWFQKGSVLGMFFAEMIAPFGIFWGDFARLTTCAILVLLQYGIWLTGNFSFLNHLTAVFCIILINNAVLSNVWEIPVESVEPSLYLVILVNIIGGALLLLQFLRLWNAFFPEIVLEKFFHRIAPLHLANRYGIFAVMTTQRYEIVIEGSLDGEHWEEYLFRYKPSEISRRPRRISPYQPRIDWQAWFLPFTEYEAEPWFKNFLVHLLKGTPDVLALLRKNPFPSAPPRYIRSVIYDYTFTSYEERKRNGSWWNRTLIGEYSPAMYLREKHL from the coding sequence ATGTTTTATCCCGAATCCTACACCATCGCTTGCCAGCTTTTTTATCGATTATTGGGATTTATTTATTTTTTTGCGTTTGGTGCTTTTCTGTTCCAAATTCGCGGACTTATCGGAGAAAATGGGATTTTGCCTTTAAAAGACCACCTGAATTTTCTTAGGAAATTTCCGCTTAGAAAACGTTTGCATTATGCACCCACCCTTTTTTGGTTTAACTCTAGCAACACAGCTTTGATGAGCCTCACAACTTTAGGCGTTCTATCTTCTATTCTTTTAATGTTAGGATGGTATCCCTCCATCCAATTAATTTTGCTTTATTTTTTGTACCTATCGATTGTAGGCGGTGGGCAGGACTTTCTGGCATTTGGATGGGAAGGCTTTTTGTTAGAAATCACGATTCATGCTTATTTCATGAGCTTAACAATCGTGCCCTGTTATTTGATTTGGGCAAGTGCTAACTGTCTTTTATTTCGGTTTCATTTTCAAGCTGGAGCTGTTAAATTGCTCAGCAAAGATCCTGTTTGGACAAATTTAACCGCCATTGCACATCACTATCAAAGTCAGCCTCTTCCTAATACAATCGCTTGGTACGCCCATAAACTCCCCATGTGGTTTCAAAAAGGCTCTGTTTTAGGAATGTTTTTTGCTGAAATGATCGCTCCTTTTGGGATTTTTTGGGGAGATTTCGCCAGGCTGACCACTTGCGCTATTCTTGTACTTCTCCAATACGGTATTTGGTTAACTGGTAACTTTTCATTTCTTAATCACCTGACCGCCGTCTTCTGCATTATCCTCATCAATAATGCTGTTTTATCAAATGTTTGGGAAATCCCTGTAGAAAGCGTTGAACCATCTTTGTACTTGGTTATTTTGGTAAACATTATCGGTGGAGCCTTACTTCTCTTGCAATTTTTGCGCCTTTGGAATGCTTTTTTTCCAGAAATTGTTCTGGAAAAATTTTTTCACCGCATTGCCCCCTTACATTTGGCCAATCGCTACGGAATTTTTGCTGTTATGACAACTCAGCGATACGAAATTGTGATTGAAGGAAGCCTAGATGGTGAACATTGGGAAGAATATCTTTTTCGGTATAAACCTTCGGAAATTTCGCGACGCCCTCGCCGCATTTCCCCCTACCAACCGCGCATTGATTGGCAGGCCTGGTTTTTGCCTTTTACAGAATATGAAGCAGAGCCTTGGTTTAAAAATTTCTTAGTTCACTTGTTAAAGGGAACACCAGATGTCTTAGCCCTTTTACGTAAAAATCCATTCCCATCCGCTCCTCCTCGTTACATTCGTTCAGTCATTTATGACTATACCTTTACGAGTTATGAAGAGAGGAAAAGAAATGGATCTTGGTGGAATCGTACATTGATCGGGGAATACAGTCCTGCAATGTACTTACGGGAAAAACACCTCTAA